From one Eucalyptus grandis isolate ANBG69807.140 chromosome 9, ASM1654582v1, whole genome shotgun sequence genomic stretch:
- the LOC104419164 gene encoding lysine histidine transporter 1 gives MGTQAPADHTYDRQSSVEEKLEKQKAIDEWLPITSSRNAKWWYSTFHNVTAMVGAGVLGLPYAMAELGWGPGVAVMVLSWIITLYTLWQMVEMHEMVPGKRFDRYHELGQYAFGEKLGLYIVVPQQLIVEVGVNIVYMVTGGQSLKKFHDTVCPSCKPLKTTYFIMIFSSVHFVLSHLPNFNSIAGVSLAAAVMSLSYSTIAWAASLNKGVQSDVQYGYAAKSTPGTVFNFFAALGDVAFAYAGHNVVLEIQATIPSTPEKPSKGPMWRGVIVAYIIVALCYFPVALIGYWVFGNSVADNILLSLEKPAWLIAMANMFVVIHVIGSYQIYAMPVFDMIETALVKKLHFKPTRTLRFVTRNIYVAFTMFVGITFPFFSGLLSFFGGFAFAPTTYFLPCIMWLAIYKPRRYSLSWWTNWICIVIGVLLMIVAPIGGLRLIIIKAKTYKFYS, from the exons ATGGGGACTCAAGCTCCGGCCGATCATACCTACGACCGCCAGAGCAGC GTCGAAGAGAAATTGGAGAAGCAAAAGGCTATCGACGAATGGCTACCGATTACTTCTTCAAGGAATGCGAAATGGTGGTACTCGACTTTTCACAATGTCACCGCCATGGTTGGAGCTGGCGTGCTCGGTCTCCCATACGCCATGGCCGAGCTTGGATG GGGTCCCGGTGTGGCGGTGATGGTCTTATCTTGGATTATCACCCTCTACACATTGTGGCAAATGGTCGAGATGCACGAGATGGTTCCGGGAAAACGTTTTGATAGGTATCACGAGCTGGGCCAATACGCATTTGGCGAAAAACTCGGCCTCTACATCGTGGTTCCTCAGCAGCTTATCGTCGAAGTCGGAGTGAACATTGTCTACATGGTGACCGGCGGCCAATCCCTGAAAAAGTTCCACGATACGGTCTGCCCGAGCTGTAAGCCGCTGAAGACGACTTACTTCATCATGATATTTTCTTCCGTTCACTTTGTTCTCTCCCACCTCCCCAATTTCAACTCCATCGCCGGCGTCTCCTTGGCTGCTGCTGTCATGTCTTTGAG CTACTCCACTATTGCTTGGGCAGCTTCACTCAACAAGGGTGTTCAGTCCGATGTACAATACGGGTACGCAGCAAAGTCAACACCAGGAACGGTATTCAACTTCTTTGCTGCATTGGGTGATGTCGCTTTTGCCTATGCTGGTCACAATGTCGTGTTGGAGATCCAAGCGACGATCCCATCCACGCCAGAGAAACCATCCAAGGGCCCGATGTGGAGAGGAGTCATCGTCGCGTACATAATTGTGGCTCTCTGCTATTTCCCGGTTGCCTTAATTGGGTACTGGGTGTTTGGGAACTCGGTTGCAGACAACATCCTCCTCTCGTTGGAAAAACCCGCTTGGCTCATTGCTATGGCCAATATGTTTGTGGTTATCCATGTGATTGGAAGCTATCAG ATTTATGCAATGCCGGTGTTTGACATGATAGAAACTGCACTGGTGAAGAAATTGCACTTTAAGCCCACTAGAACACTTCGATTTGTAACGCGCAATATCTATGTTG CGTTCACGATGTTCGTTGGCATTACTTTCCCCTTCTTCAGTGGTCTTCTTTCGTTCTTCGGAGGATTCGCTTTTGCTCCTACCACCTACTTT cTTCCCTGCATAATGTGGCTCGCGATTTACAAGCCGAGGCGGTACAGCTTATCTTGGTGGACAAACTGG ATATGCATTGTCATTGGAGTTCTCTTGATGATCGTAGCGCCTATTGGGGGACTGAGGTTGATCATAATCAAGGCTAAGACCTACAAATTCTACTCTTAG
- the LOC104419162 gene encoding uncharacterized protein LOC104419162, producing MNGGDAFWFGRSGGGADKRVPIIDPGMLRFRPIAPKPATGGLVSGAGNLPESKSCLAVKRRAKRRYVRVRKNNSQCKMRSRSQGGGRRRGKPVLTLQLLPERAEPRESMASGVPLDLVPMIITPREVSQPDRERPLKLNVHGANSWDPTVVNPLKRAVAVSWLTVERVGVDPCMGAVGEFFPGSTDDEKIKNLRSDMCPSLVSDFQNRVHWVNDAYVWFASGQNRGEVEHHPHRPPSPGVEVRLVAKERLPMCQRAFTCQVTWRDERWARARTVPCDVWRLDGFGGFAWRLDVKAALGLGF from the coding sequence ATGAACGGCGGAGATGCGTTCTGGTTCGGTAGATCTGGCGGTGGTGCCGACAAGCGCGTCCCGATAATCGACCCGGGAATGCTCAGATTCAGGCCGATAGCGCCGAAGCCGGCCACAGGAGGACTGGTCTCCGGCGCTGGTAACCTCCCGGAAAGCAAGAGCTGTCTCGCCGTGAAGAGGAGGGCGAAGAGGAGGTACGTTAGGGTTCGGAAGAATAATAGCCAGTGCAAGATGAGGAGCAGATCGCAGGGCGGGGGTCGCCGTCGGGGGAAGCCGGTCTTGACCCTGCAGCTCCTGCCGGAGCGAGCGGAGCCGCGGGAGTCGATGGCCTCCGGCGTTCCCCTCGATCTCGTTCCGATGATAATAACCCCGAGGGAGGTTTCCCAGCCGGATCGCGAAAGGCCCTTAAAGTTAAACGTGCACGGGGCGAACTCGTGGGATCCGACGGTGGTGAACCCGCTCAAGCGAGCCGTCGCCGTGTCATGGCTGACGGTGGAGAGGGTCGGCGTCGATCCGTGCATGGGAGCGGTCGGCGAATTTTTCCCTGGGAGCACGGACGACGAGAAGATAAAGAATCTCCGGTCTGACATGTGTCCCAGTCTGGTGTCGGACTTCCAGAACCGGGTTCATTGGGTGAACGACGCGTACGTCTGGTTCGCGAGCGGCCAAAATAGAGGAGAAGTGGAGCACCATCCTCATCGGCCTCCGTCCCCGGGGGTCGAGGTGAGGCTGGTGGCAAAGGAAAGGCTGCCGATGTGCCAGCGGGCTTTCACGTGCCAAGTGACATGGCGGGACGAGAGGTGGGCGAGGGCAAGAACCGTGCCCTGCGACGTGTGGAGGCTGGACGGGTTTGGAGGGTTTGCATGGAGGCTCGACGTGAAGGCCGCTctcggtttagggttttga
- the LOC104419161 gene encoding uncharacterized protein LOC104419161, with the protein MLRFRPIAPKPAAEDPGQGGSHVGSKGWLLSGARTKRKYVRVRKAKANSNCSGNNNHDSSSTTKRKRAAQGPKEKGGPDDSSGLEKRIVTLQLLPEKADHGESKALKAKPEQSEKEEPQWRGSIDRCSTHSGPEFSTVNLAIPNVVPPLWSRSDPIGLIHPTFQSPHRMRYPTVLECWVIVESVADTHIDAQDHHQLVGLTDAERVRSLKADACPGFLADPSNRVRWVNGAFERMVTREHLADDGSDGGPLPVEIAVRVVAKEELPKTRAAFACRATLRRRHHPWWGEEKWAARIVPCDVWRMDEMGGFAWRLDVKAALSLGLS; encoded by the coding sequence ATGCTCCGGTTCCGGCCTATCGCCCCGAAGCCGGCAGCGGAGGACCCGGGCCAAGGCGGGTCGCATGTGGGGAGCAAGGGGTGGCTACTTTCGGGCGCGAGGACCAAGAGGAAGTACGTTAGGGTTCGCAAGGCCAAGGCCAATAGTAATTGCAGCGGTAATAATAACCACGACAGCAGCAGCACCACCAAAAGGAAAAGAGCAGCGCaagggccaaaagaaaaaggagggcCTGATGATTCGTCGGGGCTGGAGAAGCGAATAGTGACCCTCCAATTGTTGCCTGAGAAAGCTGATCATGGAGAATCTAAAGCGCTTAAAGCAAAGCCTGAGCAATCTGAGAAGGAGGAACCTCAATGGCGGGGCAGCATCGATCGCTGCAGCACCCACTCTGGTCCTGAATTTAGCACCGTGAATCTCGCCATACCTAATGTGGTCCCGCCCCTGTGGTCTAGGTCGGACCCCATTGGTCTCATCCACCCGACCTTCCAGTCGCCTCACCGGATGCGTTACCCTACGGTGCTGGAATGCTGGGTGATCGTGGAGTCCGTCGCCGACACCCACATTGACGCGCAGGACCACCATCAGCTGGTAGGGCTCACCGACGCCGAGCGGGTGAGGAGTCTCAAGGCGGACGCGTGCCCCGGGTTCCTAGCGGATCCGAGCAATCGGGTGAGGTGGGTGAACGGAGCGTTCGAGAGGATGGTGACGAGAGAGCATCTGGCGGACGACGGCTCCGACGGCGGCCCGCTGCCGGTAGAGATCGCGGTGCGGGTGGTGGCGAAAGAGGAGCTGCCCAAGACACGCGCGGCCTTCGCGTGTAGGGCGACGTTGAGGCGGCGGCACCATCCGTGGTGGGGCGAGGAGAAGTGGGCGGCGAGGATAGTGCCGTGCGATGTGTGGAGGATGGACGAGATGGGAGGGTTTGCATGGAGGCTGGACGTCAAAGCTGCACTCAGCTTGGGGCTCAGCTGA